Proteins from a genomic interval of Halopseudomonas litoralis:
- the acnB gene encoding bifunctional aconitate hydratase 2/2-methylisocitrate dehydratase has translation MLEAYRKHVEERAAQGVVPQPLNAEQTAGLVDLLKNPPAGEEEFLLDLLANRIPAGVDEAAYVKAAFLSAVAKGEATSPLLNKVRAVELLGTMQGGYNIATLVELLDNEELAATAAEQLKHTLLMFDAFHDVAERAKNGNPHAKAVLQSWAEGEWFTNRPAVEEKISLTVFKVPGETNTDDLSPAPDAWSRPDIPLHALAMLKMAREGIEPAEPGVTGPLQQIEAMKAKGLPVAYVGDVVGTGSSRKSATNSVLWFFGDDIPNVPNKRAGGFCFGTKIAPIFYNTMEDAGALPIEFDCNDLNMGDAIDVYPYEGKVCKHGTDEVITTFELKTQVLLDEVRAGGRIPLIIGRGLTEKARAELGLGGSDLFRKPEAPAESTKGFTLAQKMVGKACGVEGVRPGTYCEPKMTTVGSQDTTGPMTRDELKDLACLGFSADLVMQSFCHTAAYPKPIDVNTHHTLPDFIHNRGGVALRPGDGIIHSWLNRMLLPDTVGTGGDSHTRFPMGISFPAGSGLVAFAAATGVMPLDMPESVLVRFKGKMQPGITLRDLVHAIPYYAIQKGLLTVEKKGKKNIFSGRILEIEGLNDLTVEQAFELSDASAERSAAGCTIKLPEDVIAEYLKSNITLLRWMIAEGYDDARTLERRAQAMEAWLANPELMQADADAEYSEIIEIDLAEINEPILCAPNDPDDARLLSDVVGRKIDEVFIGSCMTNIGHFRAAGKLLEKNKDALPTRLWLAPPTKMDQWMLTEEGYYGIYGKAGARLEMPGCSLCMGNQARIAAKSTAVSTSTRNFPNRLGDGADVFLASAELASVAAILGRLPSVEEYMDYAADLNSMSAEVYRYMNFNEIESYQKAAASIPVTEI, from the coding sequence GTGCTTGAAGCCTATCGCAAACACGTTGAAGAACGCGCCGCACAAGGCGTCGTGCCTCAGCCGCTTAATGCCGAACAAACCGCTGGTCTGGTTGATCTGCTGAAAAACCCGCCGGCCGGCGAAGAAGAATTCCTGCTTGATCTGCTCGCCAACCGTATTCCGGCGGGTGTGGATGAAGCTGCGTACGTCAAAGCTGCGTTCCTGTCTGCTGTCGCCAAAGGTGAAGCCACCTCCCCGCTGCTGAACAAGGTTCGTGCTGTCGAACTGCTGGGCACCATGCAGGGCGGCTACAACATTGCCACTCTGGTGGAGCTGCTGGACAACGAAGAACTGGCGGCCACCGCTGCCGAACAGCTCAAGCACACCCTGCTGATGTTCGACGCCTTCCACGACGTTGCCGAGCGCGCAAAAAATGGCAACCCGCATGCCAAAGCCGTTCTGCAGTCCTGGGCTGAGGGCGAGTGGTTCACCAACCGCCCAGCCGTTGAAGAAAAGATCAGCCTGACCGTATTCAAGGTACCTGGCGAAACCAACACCGACGACCTGTCTCCAGCTCCGGATGCCTGGTCGCGCCCCGACATCCCGCTGCACGCTCTGGCCATGCTGAAAATGGCCCGCGAAGGCATCGAGCCGGCCGAGCCCGGTGTGACCGGTCCGCTGCAGCAGATCGAAGCCATGAAAGCCAAGGGTCTGCCGGTTGCCTATGTCGGCGATGTGGTCGGTACCGGTTCCTCGCGCAAGTCCGCCACCAACTCGGTGCTGTGGTTCTTCGGTGACGACATCCCCAACGTGCCGAACAAGCGCGCCGGTGGTTTCTGCTTCGGCACCAAGATCGCCCCGATCTTCTACAACACCATGGAAGACGCTGGCGCCCTGCCGATCGAGTTCGACTGCAACGACCTGAACATGGGCGACGCCATCGACGTCTACCCGTACGAAGGCAAGGTCTGCAAGCACGGCACTGACGAAGTCATCACCACCTTCGAACTGAAGACTCAGGTGTTGCTCGACGAAGTACGCGCCGGTGGCCGTATTCCGCTGATCATCGGCCGTGGTCTGACCGAAAAGGCCCGTGCTGAACTGGGTCTCGGCGGTTCCGATCTGTTCCGCAAGCCTGAAGCGCCTGCCGAAAGCACCAAGGGTTTCACCCTGGCACAGAAGATGGTCGGCAAGGCCTGCGGCGTCGAAGGCGTTCGCCCTGGCACCTACTGCGAACCCAAGATGACCACCGTCGGTTCCCAGGACACCACTGGCCCGATGACCCGTGATGAGCTGAAAGACCTGGCTTGCCTGGGCTTCTCCGCTGATCTGGTCATGCAATCCTTCTGCCACACTGCGGCCTATCCGAAGCCGATCGACGTCAACACCCACCACACCCTGCCCGACTTCATCCACAACCGTGGTGGTGTTGCGCTGCGTCCTGGCGACGGCATCATCCACAGCTGGCTGAACCGTATGCTGCTGCCCGATACCGTCGGTACCGGTGGCGACTCGCACACCCGTTTCCCGATGGGCATTTCCTTCCCGGCCGGTTCCGGTCTGGTTGCCTTCGCCGCAGCTACCGGCGTCATGCCGCTGGACATGCCGGAGTCGGTACTGGTGCGCTTCAAGGGCAAAATGCAGCCCGGCATCACCCTGCGTGATCTGGTGCATGCGATCCCTTACTACGCGATTCAGAAAGGCCTGCTGACCGTTGAGAAAAAAGGCAAGAAGAACATCTTCTCCGGCCGTATTCTCGAAATCGAAGGTCTGAACGATCTGACTGTTGAACAGGCTTTCGAGCTGTCCGACGCCTCCGCCGAACGCTCCGCAGCTGGTTGCACCATCAAGCTGCCGGAAGATGTCATCGCCGAATACCTGAAGTCCAACATCACCCTGCTGCGCTGGATGATCGCTGAAGGCTATGATGACGCACGCACCCTGGAGCGCCGCGCTCAGGCCATGGAAGCCTGGCTGGCCAACCCGGAGCTGATGCAAGCTGACGCCGATGCCGAGTACTCGGAGATCATCGAAATCGATCTGGCTGAAATCAATGAGCCTATCCTGTGTGCGCCGAACGACCCTGACGACGCTCGTCTGCTGTCCGACGTTGTCGGTCGCAAGATCGACGAAGTCTTCATCGGTTCGTGCATGACCAACATCGGTCACTTCCGCGCCGCCGGTAAACTGCTGGAGAAGAACAAGGACGCTCTGCCGACACGTCTGTGGCTGGCTCCGCCGACCAAGATGGACCAGTGGATGCTCACCGAAGAAGGCTACTACGGCATCTACGGCAAGGCCGGTGCTCGCCTGGAAATGCCCGGCTGCTCGCTGTGCATGGGTAACCAGGCTCGCATCGCAGCCAAATCGACTGCCGTCTCCACCTCCACACGGAACTTCCCGAACCGTCTGGGTGATGGCGCCGACGTCTTCCTGGCCTCTGCTGAACTGGCCTCGGTTGCTGCCATCCTTGGCCGCCTGCCGAGCGTTGAGGAATACATGGACTACGCAGCGGATCTCAACAGCATGTCTGCCGAGGTCTACCGCTACATGAACTTCAACGAAATCGAGTCCTACCAGAAAGCAGCTGCAAGCATTCCGGTGACCGAAATCTGA
- a CDS encoding YgdI/YgdR family lipoprotein, with protein MKKWLIAAFCITGMFALVGCSNDHLIRTSDGQIIEADEKPEIDDDTGMIEYEDHSGRENQIQQEDVREIKER; from the coding sequence ATGAAGAAATGGTTAATCGCCGCGTTTTGCATCACCGGCATGTTTGCTCTGGTCGGCTGTTCCAATGATCACCTTATCCGCACCAGCGACGGACAGATCATCGAAGCAGACGAGAAGCCGGAAATCGATGATGATACCGGTATGATTGAATATGAGGATCACAGTGGGCGGGAAAACCAGATTCAACAGGAAGACGTGCGGGAGATCAAAGAACGTTAA
- a CDS encoding thioredoxin family protein, protein MNSSYTDQEPPRAEIDILKGPTLIEFGTDWCGHCKAAQPHLASAFDEHPDLRHLKIEDGPGRPLGRSFRVKLWPTLIFMRDGEEVERLVRPTDAASIRQAMARIDS, encoded by the coding sequence ATGAACAGCTCCTACACAGATCAAGAACCACCCCGCGCAGAAATCGACATACTCAAAGGGCCCACGCTGATTGAATTTGGTACCGATTGGTGCGGCCACTGCAAAGCCGCGCAACCGCATCTTGCGTCGGCCTTTGATGAGCACCCCGATCTGCGGCATCTGAAAATTGAGGATGGTCCCGGTCGCCCCTTGGGCCGATCCTTCCGTGTAAAGCTCTGGCCAACGTTGATATTCATGCGTGATGGTGAAGAAGTCGAACGACTGGTGCGTCCCACAGATGCAGCCTCGATTCGTCAGGCCATGGCCAGAATTGACTCCTGA
- a CDS encoding PaaI family thioesterase, whose amino-acid sequence MTDTALQDLLSPHGVCYGCGGDNPHGLQIKSFWDADDVHVIARHLPEAKYCGWPDLVYGGLLAMLVDCHSNWTAMAYHLRAEQADGKQPTEINCVTGELGIKYIKPTPMGVELTLRARVDGPLGRKSRIICEIYAGDVLTAIGDSTFVRVDAGKLAAQAHAREI is encoded by the coding sequence ATGACAGATACCGCTCTGCAAGATCTCCTTTCACCCCACGGCGTCTGTTACGGCTGCGGTGGCGACAACCCCCATGGGCTACAGATCAAAAGCTTTTGGGATGCCGATGATGTCCATGTAATCGCCCGGCATCTGCCGGAGGCAAAGTACTGCGGTTGGCCGGATCTGGTGTATGGCGGTCTGCTCGCCATGCTGGTGGATTGTCATTCCAACTGGACGGCGATGGCCTATCATCTGCGCGCCGAGCAGGCCGATGGCAAGCAACCGACAGAGATCAATTGCGTTACCGGCGAGCTGGGTATCAAGTACATCAAGCCAACCCCGATGGGTGTGGAGTTGACGCTGCGGGCCCGGGTGGATGGTCCGCTGGGTCGCAAGAGCCGTATCATCTGTGAGATCTACGCTGGCGATGTGCTGACTGCCATAGGCGACTCGACCTTTGTGCGGGTAGATGCCGGCAAGCTCGCTGCGCAAGCCCACGCCCGCGAAATCTGA
- a CDS encoding AEC family transporter, whose product MLIELFAVMAPVLIVAGIGFGWARSGQPYPTEFVTRLVLNVSTPCLVLSTLSRAEVDLQVFGQMALACVVICVIMAMIGWVLSRAINSDPKVLVPAYMFPNTGNMGLPISLYAFGEPGLALAVAFFVVLSVGHFTVGMMLSGAAQSWRRLLLNPVIISLGVALAVLMLDLQLPRWVANTVDLLGSMSIPMMLLTLGVSLASIRPKQVGKGMLLGGFRILCGAAIGWGIALALDLPPLAQGVLVLQSAMPVAVFNYLFAVKANRSPETVASLVICSTLLSFLLIPLLLIWWLPAAG is encoded by the coding sequence ATGCTCATCGAGCTATTCGCAGTAATGGCGCCTGTGTTGATTGTCGCCGGTATCGGCTTTGGCTGGGCGCGCTCCGGCCAGCCTTATCCCACCGAGTTCGTCACCCGCCTGGTGCTCAATGTCAGTACGCCTTGCCTGGTGCTGTCGACCTTGAGTCGCGCGGAGGTGGATCTGCAGGTGTTCGGTCAGATGGCACTGGCCTGCGTGGTGATCTGCGTCATCATGGCGATGATCGGCTGGGTATTGAGCCGGGCGATCAACTCCGATCCCAAGGTACTGGTACCGGCCTACATGTTTCCCAACACCGGCAACATGGGCTTGCCGATCAGCCTGTACGCCTTCGGTGAACCGGGGCTGGCATTGGCTGTGGCTTTCTTCGTGGTGTTGTCGGTGGGGCATTTCACTGTCGGCATGATGCTGTCCGGCGCGGCACAGTCCTGGCGGCGATTGCTACTCAACCCGGTCATCATCAGCTTGGGCGTGGCGCTGGCGGTATTGATGCTGGACCTGCAGTTACCACGCTGGGTTGCCAACACCGTCGATCTGCTGGGCAGTATGAGCATTCCGATGATGCTGCTGACCCTGGGGGTGTCGCTGGCCAGCATTCGCCCGAAACAGGTGGGGAAGGGCATGTTGCTTGGGGGCTTTCGTATTCTGTGCGGCGCCGCCATCGGCTGGGGTATAGCCCTGGCGCTGGATCTGCCACCGCTGGCTCAAGGGGTGCTGGTGCTGCAGTCGGCGATGCCGGTGGCAGTCTTCAACTATCTGTTCGCGGTAAAGGCCAATCGCTCACCGGAAACTGTCGCCAGTCTGGTTATCTGCTCGACGCTGTTGTCCTTCCTGCTGATCCCCCTGCTGCTGATCTGGTGGTTGCCGGCGGCGGGGTGA
- a CDS encoding ORF6N domain-containing protein, which produces MTPDPIHFAGSDTLSLRQLDELNGLSKGTSFRWFKACEAELSEGVDYFYLPADEFPELIDSLKASGQIYASTRHLLLLTRRGYECMRARSTR; this is translated from the coding sequence ATGACCCCCGATCCGATTCATTTCGCAGGCTCCGATACATTGAGCCTGCGCCAACTTGACGAGCTGAATGGGCTATCCAAGGGCACCAGCTTTCGCTGGTTCAAGGCGTGTGAGGCTGAGCTGAGCGAGGGGGTGGATTATTTCTATCTACCAGCCGATGAATTTCCAGAGCTGATCGACAGCCTCAAGGCCTCGGGACAGATCTATGCCAGTACCCGGCATCTGTTGCTACTGACCCGCCGTGGTTACGAATGCATGCGCGCCCGGTCGACGCGCTGA
- a CDS encoding extensin-like domain-containing protein, with product MSSTLSRIIKWLLFLAVVAGAVLTRPWEYIPPEWHPLEPLAIEHPMTLVTKWKLGRIKDDPQQCLAVLEAAPEGAIDYLALEDYTPVAGCPLTNVVRVSNTGVRFSSTFTITCPLAVAWVMFERQQLQPLAQQHLGSALIQVDHFGSFACRNIYHREGARRSQHATAGAFDVAAFRFENGQQVSVLSHWADDEAPAKSAFLKETHDAACGYFGTVLGPDYNQPHENHFHFDTSGFGFCR from the coding sequence TTGAGTTCCACTCTCTCGCGCATCATCAAATGGCTGTTGTTTCTGGCGGTCGTCGCCGGCGCGGTGTTGACTCGACCCTGGGAGTATATTCCACCTGAGTGGCATCCCCTAGAGCCTCTCGCCATCGAGCACCCCATGACGCTGGTAACCAAATGGAAACTGGGGCGAATCAAGGATGATCCTCAGCAGTGTCTGGCCGTGCTGGAGGCGGCGCCGGAGGGAGCGATCGATTATCTGGCGCTGGAAGATTATACGCCCGTTGCCGGCTGCCCATTGACCAATGTCGTGCGAGTCAGTAATACCGGCGTGCGCTTCAGTTCCACGTTCACCATAACCTGCCCACTGGCGGTGGCCTGGGTGATGTTCGAGCGCCAGCAACTGCAGCCGCTGGCGCAACAGCATCTCGGCAGCGCCTTGATACAGGTAGATCACTTCGGCAGTTTTGCCTGCCGCAATATCTACCATCGTGAAGGCGCGCGCCGCAGTCAGCATGCCACCGCAGGTGCCTTCGATGTCGCAGCTTTTCGCTTCGAGAACGGCCAACAGGTTTCGGTTCTGAGCCATTGGGCTGATGACGAGGCGCCAGCCAAGTCGGCCTTTCTCAAGGAAACCCATGATGCAGCCTGCGGCTACTTCGGTACCGTGCTCGGCCCGGACTACAACCAGCCACACGAAAACCATTTCCACTTCGATACCAGTGGTTTCGGCTTCTGTCGCTGA
- a CDS encoding heavy metal translocating P-type ATPase, translating into MSASITGDPAATAISLPIEGMSCASCVGRVEAALGKVEGVGAVAVNLATERANIRLTRQVDRTALVQAVEKAGYSVPASTIELTIEGMTCASCVARVERALKAVPGVLEARVNLATERVTVHGSAAADTLVAAIKNAGYSAQVIDALDGDVSEEATAKKDAERATLKRDLITAAMLALPVFVIEMGSHMVPGVHELIMRTIGLQWSWYLQFILTTLVLAGPGRRFYRTGFPALLRLAPDMNSLVALGTMAAYAYSVIATFAADLLPAGTVNVYYEAAAVIVALILLGRFLEARAKGRTSEAIQRLVGLQARTARVRRDGSTLDIAVGEVAPGDVVEVRPGERVPVDGEVVEGQSYVDESMITGEPVPVSKSAGNPVVGGTVNQTGAFALRATAVGGQTVLAQIIRLVEQAQGSKLPIQGLVDKVTMWFVPAVMLAAALTFVIWLIVGPSPALTFALVNAVAVLIIACPCAMGLATPTSIMVGTGRGAELGVLFRKGEALQLLKDAKIVAVDKTGTLTEGRPALTDLETSAGFERAQVLARIAAVESRSEHPIARALVDAAEQEGLSLPTLSNFKSVTGFGVRADVDGARVEIGADRYMRELGLSVEVFAQTAERLGDEGKSPLYAAIDGRLAAIAAVADPIKASTPGAIAALHDLGLQVAMITGDNERTAQAIARQLGIDEVVAEVLPEGKVDAVRRLKAEHGCLAFVGDGINDAPALAEADVGLAIGTGTDVAMEAADVVLMSGNLNGVPNAIALSKATIGNIRQNLFWAFAYNTALIPVAAGVLYPVYGLLLSPIFAAGAMALSSVFVLGNALRLRRFQAPIAAAETAA; encoded by the coding sequence ATGAGCGCGTCAATCACTGGCGACCCCGCCGCAACAGCGATCAGCCTGCCTATCGAAGGCATGAGCTGCGCCTCCTGCGTCGGTCGCGTGGAAGCCGCCCTTGGCAAGGTCGAGGGCGTCGGTGCGGTCGCGGTCAATCTTGCCACGGAACGGGCGAATATCCGCCTTACCCGCCAGGTTGACCGCACTGCACTGGTGCAGGCAGTCGAGAAGGCCGGCTATAGTGTGCCTGCCAGCACTATCGAGCTGACTATCGAAGGCATGACGTGCGCTTCCTGCGTCGCGCGGGTCGAGCGCGCACTCAAGGCCGTGCCGGGCGTCTTGGAAGCGAGGGTCAACCTGGCCACGGAGCGTGTCACGGTGCATGGCAGCGCCGCCGCCGATACACTGGTCGCCGCCATTAAAAACGCCGGCTATTCGGCGCAGGTCATCGACGCACTGGACGGTGATGTCAGCGAAGAAGCTACTGCGAAAAAGGACGCAGAACGCGCCACACTCAAGCGCGATCTCATCACTGCTGCCATGCTGGCATTGCCGGTGTTCGTTATTGAGATGGGCTCGCATATGGTGCCGGGGGTGCACGAGCTGATCATGCGTACCATCGGCCTGCAGTGGAGCTGGTATCTGCAGTTCATCCTGACCACCCTGGTGCTGGCCGGGCCCGGCCGGCGTTTCTACCGCACCGGTTTCCCGGCGCTGCTGCGTCTCGCGCCTGACATGAACTCATTGGTCGCGCTGGGCACCATGGCCGCCTATGCCTATTCGGTGATTGCGACATTTGCCGCCGACCTGCTGCCTGCCGGTACAGTCAACGTCTACTACGAAGCCGCAGCAGTCATTGTGGCGCTGATTCTACTCGGGCGGTTTCTCGAAGCCCGCGCCAAGGGGCGCACCTCCGAGGCCATCCAGCGGCTCGTCGGCCTGCAGGCCAGAACCGCACGGGTACGACGCGACGGCAGCACGCTGGATATAGCCGTCGGCGAAGTCGCCCCGGGTGATGTGGTCGAAGTGCGACCCGGCGAGCGTGTACCGGTCGATGGCGAGGTCGTCGAAGGGCAGAGCTATGTTGATGAATCGATGATCACCGGCGAACCCGTACCCGTCAGCAAGTCGGCTGGCAACCCGGTGGTGGGCGGCACCGTCAACCAGACCGGCGCCTTTGCTCTGCGGGCCACCGCCGTCGGCGGCCAGACCGTGCTGGCACAGATCATTCGCCTGGTCGAGCAGGCTCAGGGCTCCAAGCTGCCGATTCAGGGGCTGGTAGACAAGGTGACCATGTGGTTCGTACCCGCGGTCATGCTGGCTGCGGCACTGACCTTCGTCATCTGGCTGATTGTCGGCCCCTCCCCTGCGTTAACCTTCGCTCTGGTCAATGCTGTGGCCGTGCTGATCATTGCCTGTCCTTGCGCCATGGGCCTGGCCACGCCCACCTCGATCATGGTCGGCACCGGTCGCGGCGCGGAGTTGGGGGTGCTGTTTCGCAAGGGAGAAGCTCTGCAGCTGTTAAAAGATGCCAAGATCGTGGCCGTGGACAAGACCGGCACCTTGACCGAAGGCCGCCCCGCCCTGACCGACCTGGAAACCTCGGCCGGCTTTGAGCGCGCCCAGGTACTGGCACGGATCGCAGCCGTCGAAAGCCGCTCGGAGCACCCGATCGCCCGTGCGCTGGTGGATGCTGCCGAACAAGAAGGCCTGAGCCTGCCAACGTTGAGCAACTTCAAATCGGTCACGGGCTTCGGTGTGCGTGCCGATGTCGACGGCGCACGGGTGGAGATCGGTGCCGATCGTTACATGCGTGAACTGGGATTGAGCGTGGAGGTCTTTGCACAGACTGCGGAGCGTCTCGGTGACGAGGGTAAATCCCCCTTGTATGCCGCCATCGACGGACGCCTCGCCGCCATCGCGGCGGTCGCCGATCCGATCAAGGCAAGCACCCCCGGCGCCATTGCCGCGTTGCACGATCTGGGGCTGCAAGTTGCCATGATCACCGGCGATAACGAACGCACCGCCCAGGCCATTGCCCGCCAGCTGGGTATCGACGAGGTGGTGGCCGAAGTGTTGCCCGAGGGTAAGGTTGATGCTGTGCGCCGCCTGAAGGCCGAGCATGGCTGCCTGGCGTTTGTTGGCGACGGCATCAATGACGCGCCGGCTTTGGCTGAGGCCGATGTTGGGCTCGCGATAGGAACGGGTACCGATGTAGCGATGGAAGCAGCGGATGTGGTGTTGATGTCCGGCAACCTGAACGGTGTACCCAACGCCATAGCCCTGTCCAAGGCCACTATCGGCAACATCCGGCAGAATCTCTTCTGGGCCTTCGCCTACAACACAGCCTTGATTCCGGTTGCTGCCGGGGTGCTGTATCCGGTCTATGGCCTGCTGCTGTCACCGATCTTCGCCGCTGGAGCTATGGCGCTGTCGAGTGTCTTCGTACTCGGCAATGCGCTGCGACTGCGACGTTTCCAGGCGCCGATTGCTGCGGCCGAAACCGCAGCCTGA
- a CDS encoding alpha/beta hydrolase family protein: MINKNLPSSLLSMLAAGALMLSTSAFATNPPVDDPSDPGGAYERGPDPTVSFLEASSGPHSVRTSNVSSLTSGFGGGTIHYPTGTSGTMAAIVVIPGFVSAESSIDWWGPKLASHGFVVMTIDTNTGFDQPRSRARQINNALDYLVDQNSSRLSPVNGMIDTDRLGVIGWSMGGGGTLRVASQGRIKAAIPLAPWDTARASGVQAPTLIFACESDLIAPVRSHASPFYNQLPNDIDKAYVEIDGGSHYCANGGGFNNDVLSRMGVSWMKRFLDNDTRYSQFLCGPNHESDRNISEYRGNCPY, translated from the coding sequence ATGATCAATAAGAACTTACCCAGCTCGCTGCTCTCCATGCTGGCAGCAGGCGCCCTTATGCTGTCCACTTCTGCATTTGCAACCAACCCACCGGTCGACGACCCGAGCGATCCAGGTGGAGCTTACGAACGAGGTCCGGACCCGACGGTTTCCTTCCTTGAAGCCTCTAGTGGGCCTCACAGCGTGCGCACCAGCAACGTGTCGAGTTTGACCAGCGGCTTCGGGGGCGGCACCATTCATTATCCTACAGGCACCTCCGGAACCATGGCTGCCATTGTGGTGATTCCGGGTTTTGTATCTGCCGAGTCTTCCATCGACTGGTGGGGGCCGAAACTGGCGTCTCACGGCTTCGTGGTGATGACCATCGATACCAATACGGGTTTTGACCAGCCGCGGAGCCGTGCCCGTCAGATCAATAATGCTTTGGATTATCTGGTTGACCAGAACTCCAGTCGCCTCAGTCCGGTGAATGGCATGATCGATACCGATCGGCTGGGCGTGATCGGCTGGTCCATGGGCGGTGGCGGCACATTGCGCGTAGCCAGCCAGGGCCGTATCAAGGCAGCCATTCCGCTGGCGCCATGGGATACCGCGCGCGCCAGTGGAGTACAGGCTCCGACGCTGATCTTCGCTTGCGAATCCGACCTTATCGCGCCGGTGCGCAGTCATGCTTCGCCGTTCTATAACCAGCTGCCGAATGACATCGACAAGGCTTATGTCGAGATTGACGGCGGCTCGCACTACTGCGCCAATGGCGGCGGGTTCAACAATGATGTACTCAGCCGTATGGGCGTATCCTGGATGAAGCGTTTCCTGGATAACGATACGCGCTATAGCCAGTTCCTGTGCGGTCCGAATCATGAATCCGACCGCAATATCTCCGAATACCGTGGCAATTGCCCGTACTGA
- a CDS encoding mechanosensitive ion channel domain-containing protein: MFENVDWLPDNFVISDAVLSLLASSAILIVTVIILRALTTRFIQRTVNSPELRGKWLVNSRNGFLLLLMLGLVMIWGEELRTLALSIVAIAVAFVVATKELILCFTGSILKSGSRSFVLGDRIQIKDLRGDVIDQSLLATTILEVGPGKHLHQRTGRRIVIPNALFVSEPVINESFTTHYDFHVFTVPFKREDNWQAAQQALQIAADHHCQPYLELVRRYMSKIGSQRGLVMPSVDPRVTIQVPVAGEIHLTVRIPAKAGERNFIEQAILTEVFSENDFSAPRPGRAEDRAASSSSESLRTQGR, from the coding sequence ATGTTTGAAAATGTGGATTGGTTGCCTGACAATTTTGTCATCTCTGATGCCGTGCTGAGCCTGCTGGCCAGCTCGGCCATCCTGATAGTGACTGTCATCATCCTGCGGGCGCTGACGACACGCTTCATACAACGCACGGTGAATTCGCCGGAGCTGCGTGGCAAATGGCTGGTCAATTCGCGTAACGGATTTCTATTGCTGTTGATGCTCGGGCTGGTGATGATCTGGGGCGAGGAGCTGCGTACCCTGGCGCTGTCCATCGTTGCTATCGCCGTGGCTTTCGTGGTGGCGACCAAGGAGCTGATACTCTGCTTCACCGGCTCGATTCTCAAGAGCGGCTCGCGCTCCTTTGTACTGGGCGACCGTATCCAGATAAAGGACCTGCGCGGTGACGTGATCGACCAGAGCCTGTTGGCAACGACTATTCTCGAAGTAGGCCCCGGCAAGCACCTGCACCAACGCACCGGCCGCCGTATTGTCATCCCCAACGCGCTGTTTGTATCCGAGCCGGTGATCAATGAAAGTTTCACCACGCATTATGACTTTCATGTATTCACCGTGCCCTTCAAACGTGAAGACAACTGGCAGGCCGCGCAACAAGCACTACAGATTGCAGCCGACCATCATTGTCAGCCGTATCTGGAGCTGGTACGCCGCTATATGAGCAAGATCGGTAGCCAGCGCGGACTGGTAATGCCGTCGGTTGACCCTCGGGTAACCATCCAGGTCCCTGTCGCCGGGGAGATCCATCTCACGGTCCGGATTCCGGCCAAGGCTGGCGAGCGCAACTTCATCGAGCAGGCGATTCTCACCGAGGTGTTTTCCGAGAACGACTTTTCAGCCCCGCGCCCCGGGCGAGCCGAAGACAGGGCAGCGTCGTCCTCCAGCGAGAGTTTGAGAACCCAGGGTCGCTGA
- a CDS encoding CopD family protein — translation MYKYVLVLHILSATVWTGGHLVLALALLPKILRERSVADLLAFESAYEKWGMSALVIQVLSGLWLAHTLMPDISTWFAADNFITRLILLKLTLLALTLAVAMDARLRVIPKLSADTLPTMALRIRLITLLSVAFVIVGATFRTGPWM, via the coding sequence ATGTACAAGTATGTCCTGGTGCTGCACATTCTGTCCGCCACGGTCTGGACCGGCGGACACCTGGTACTGGCGTTGGCATTATTGCCGAAGATCCTGCGTGAGCGGTCGGTCGCCGATCTGCTGGCCTTCGAGTCGGCTTACGAAAAATGGGGCATGTCGGCCCTGGTGATTCAGGTGCTGTCCGGACTATGGCTGGCGCATACCCTGATGCCGGATATCTCCACATGGTTTGCTGCCGACAACTTCATCACCCGGCTCATCCTGCTGAAACTGACCCTGCTGGCACTCACATTAGCCGTGGCGATGGATGCCCGACTGCGAGTGATCCCCAAGCTGTCTGCCGACACCCTGCCGACCATGGCATTGCGCATCCGCTTGATCACCCTGCTCAGCGTCGCCTTCGTCATTGTCGGAGCGACTTTCAGAACCGGCCCTTGGATGTAA